From Carassius auratus strain Wakin chromosome 1, ASM336829v1, whole genome shotgun sequence, the proteins below share one genomic window:
- the LOC113108057 gene encoding Kv channel-interacting protein 4 — protein MKMSSRRRRCKRQLIKFTQHITRFITGTLSSDNEDEEQESMTERYHPENLEQLQSQTHFSRQELQLLFRGFKNDCPSGVVNEDTFKNIYALFFPLGDSSKYAQFLFNAFDKDKNGSLSFEELVCDLSVLLRGTTEEKLNWAFNLYDINSDGQITKEEMLDILKSIYDLMGKSVHPRLKEEAVRQHVRMFFQKMDINQDGVVTIEEFMDCCQKDEDIMQSLKIFDNAV, from the exons ATGAAAATGAGCAGCCGACGGCGACGATGCAAGCGACAGCTGATCAAGTTCACTCAGCACATTACTCGATTCATCACAGGAACTCTGAGCTcag ATAATGAGGACGAAGAACAAGAGAGTATGACCGAGCGCTATCACCCGGAAAATCTGGAGCAGCTGCAGTCGCAGACCCACTTCTCCAGACAAGAGCTGCAGTTACTCTTCAGAGGATTCAAGAAC GACTGTCCGAGTGGAGTCGTGAATGAGgacactttcaaaaacatctaCGCCTTGTTCTTCCCACTGGGAG attcatCAAAGTATGCTCAGTTTCTTTTCAATGCATTTGATAAAGATAAGAACGGCTCTCTTAGTTTTGAG GAGTTAGTCTGTGATCTCTCTGTTTTGTTGAGAGGCACTACTGAAGAGAAGCTGAACTGGGCTTTCAATCTTTACGACATCAACAGCGACGGACAGATCACTAAAGAG GAGATGTTGGATATACTGAAGTCTATTTATGATCTGATGGGGAAATCTGTCCATCCTCGACTGAAAGAGGAGGCAGTGAGGCAACACGTCAGAATGTTCTTCCAA AAAATGGACATAAATCAGGATGGTGTAGTAACTATTGAGGAATTCATGGACTGCTGCCAAAAA GATGAGGATATAATGCAGTCTCTTAAGATTTTTGACAATGCTGTTTAG
- the LOC113088431 gene encoding GPI-linked NAD(P)(+)--arginine ADP-ribosyltransferase 1-like has translation MGSLRFHAFLLLLLYTAVVQITAVATHMGLFPEAADYSFYNCREEMLQMVTKSGGLLQTELNNNKDFKTMWENTTCKKAIPGSKPEHMTALKNYVEASSKFHENFKKWVQNHNKSRSTYRDQFPFKSLFFLLTDAMNLTDHKECRTVYSGTGKGYITRIGEKVRFVSFFPAKLESDDATEDASVGEDTGTVFSITSCSVINLEDYGCSSEEIDALISSTEVFTVKNIKTVKNNDDEFKEIILVHSHFHSSSDCSSLVSSPEESKESSSSFLSSSFLNLTASFLMLCFYTLILR, from the exons ATGGGAAGCTTGAGGTTCCATGCATTTCTCCTGCTGCTCTTGTACACT GCTGTGGTGCAGATAACTGCAGTAGCGACACACATGGGCTTGTTTCCTGAAGCTGCTGATTACTCGTTCTACAACTGTCGGGAAGAGATGCTGCAAATGGTCACAAAGAGTGGAGGTCTGCTGCAGACAGAGCTCAACAACAATAAGGATTTTAAAACTATGTGGGAAAACACAACATGCAAAAAGGCCATTCCTGGGAGTAAACCGGAGCACATGACTGCGCTGAAGAACTATGTTGAAGCTTCTTCTAAATTTCATGAAAATTTCAAGAAGTGGGTTCAGAACCACAACAAGAGCAGATCAACTTACAGAGACCAGTTTCCTTTCAAATCTCTTTTCTTCCTGCTGACAGATGCCATGAATCTCACAGACCACAAGGAATGTCGTACAGTGTACTCTGGCACAGGGAAGGGATATATAACCAGAATTGGAGAGAAAGTACGTTTTGTGAGTTTTTTTCCAGCAAAACTGGAATCTGATGATGCAACTGAAGATGCAAGTGTAGGTGAAGACACTGGGACTGTTTTCAGCATCACTTCTTGTTCTGTGATCAATCTTGAAGATTACGGGTGTAGTTCAGAGGAAATAGATGCACTAATATCATCCACTGAAGTTTTCACAGTTAAGAATATCAAAACTGTTAAGAATAATGATGATGAGTTTAAAGAGATCATCTTGGTGCATTCTCACTTTCACAGTTCTTCTGACTGCAGCAGCCTTGTcag CTCACCAGAAGAATCTAAAGAATCATCGTCAAGTTTCCTGAGTTCCAGTTTCCTGAATCTGACGGCTTCCTTTCTCATGCTGTGCTTCTACACGCTGATTCTCAGATAA
- the LOC113086041 gene encoding GPI-linked NAD(P)(+)--arginine ADP-ribosyltransferase 1-like yields the protein MGSLRFHAFLLLLLYTTVVQITAVATHMGLFPEAADYSFYNCREEMLQMVTKSGGLLQTELNNNKDFKTMWKNTTCKKAIPGSKPEHMTALQSYVEASSEFRKTFKKLVQNHNKSRSTYRDKFPFKSLFFLLTDAMNLTDHKKCRSVYSGTGKQYITKIGEKVRFVSFFPAKLESDDATEDASIGEGTGTVFSITSCSVINLDYYGCSSEEIDALISPTEVFTVKNIKTVKNNDYDYINITLVHSHFHSSSDCSSLVSSPEESKESSSSFLSSSFLNLTASFLMLCFYTLILR from the exons ATGGGAAGCTTGAGGTTCCATGCATTTCTCCTGCTGCTCTTGTACACT ACTGTGGTGCAGATAACTGCAGTAGCGACACACATGGGCTTGTTTCCTGAAGCTGCTGATTACTCGTTCTACAACTGTCGGGAAGAGATGCTGCAAATGGTCACAAAGAGTGGAGGTCTGCTGCAGACAGAGCTCAACAACAATAAGGATTTTAAAACTATGTGGAAAAACACAACATGCAAAAAGGCCATTCCTGGGAGTAAACCGGAGCACATGACTGCGCTGCAGAGCTATGTTGAAGCTTCTTCTGAATTTCGTAAAACATTCAAGAAGTTGGTTCAAAACCACAACAAGAGCAGATCAACTTACAGAGACAAGTTTCCTTTCAAATCTCTTTTCTTCCTGCTGACAGATGCCATGAATCTCACAGACCACAAGAAATGTCGTTCAGTGTACTCTGGTACAGGGAAGCAATATATAACCAAAATTGGAGAGAAAGTACGTTTTGTGAGTTTTTTTCCAGCAAAACTGGAATCTGATGATGCAACTGAAGATGCAAGTATAGGTGAAGGCACTGGGACTGTTTTCAGCATCACTTCTTGTTCTGTGATCAATCTTGATTATTATGGGTGTAGTTCAGAGGAAATAGATGCACTAATATCACCCACTGAAGTTTTCACAGTTAAGAATATCAAAACTGTTAAGAATAATGATTATGATTACATAAATATCACCTTGGTGCATTCTCACTTTCACAGTTCTTCTGACTGCAGCAGCCTTGTcag CTCACCTGAAGAATCTAAAGAATCATCGTCAAGTTTCCTGAGTTCCAGTTTCCTGAATCTGACGGCTTCCTTTCTCATGCTGTGCTTCTACACGCTGATTCTCAGATAA
- the LOC113108068 gene encoding GPI-linked NAD(P)(+)--arginine ADP-ribosyltransferase 1-like isoform X2, with product MGSLRFHAFLLLLLYTTVVQITAVVTHMGLFPEAADYSFYNCREEMLQMVTKRGGLLQTELNNNKDFKNMWKNTTCKKPIPGSTPEHMTALKNYVEASSEFHENFKKLVQNHNKSRSTYRDQFPFKSLFFLLTDAMNLTDHKKCPTVYSGTDKQYITKIGEKFF from the exons ATGGGAAGCTTGAGGTTCCATGCATTTCTCCTGCTGCTCTTGTACACT ACTGTGGTGCAGATAACTGCAGTAGTGACACACATGGGCTTGTTTCCTGAAGCTGCTGATTACTCGTTCTACAACTGTCGGGAAGAGATGCTGCAAATGGTCACAAAGAGAGGAGGTCTGCTGCAGACAGAGCTCAACAACAATAAGGATTTTAAAAATATGTGGAAAAACACAACATGCAAAAAGCCCATTCCTGGGAGTACACCGGAGCACATGACTGCGCTGAAGAACTATGTTGAAGCTtcttctgaatttcatgaaaattTCAAGAAGTTGGTTCAGAACCACAACAAGAGCAGATCAACTTACAGAGACCAGTTTCCTTTCAAATCTCTTTTCTTCCTGCTGACAGATGCCATGAATCTCACAGACCACAAGAAATGTCCTACAGTGTACTCTGGCACAGACAAGCAATATATAACCAAAATTGGAGAGAAA TTCTTCTGA
- the LOC113108068 gene encoding GPI-linked NAD(P)(+)--arginine ADP-ribosyltransferase 1-like isoform X1 has product MGSLRFHAFLLLLLYTTVVQITAVVTHMGLFPEAADYSFYNCREEMLQMVTKRGGLLQTELNNNKDFKNMWKNTTCKKPIPGSTPEHMTALKNYVEASSEFHENFKKLVQNHNKSRSTYRDQFPFKSLFFLLTDAMNLTDHKKCPTVYSGTDKQYITKIGEKVRFVSFFPAKLEYDDATEDASVDEGTGTVFSITSCSVISLKDYGCISEEIDALISPTEVFTVNNITTVKNSNYDYINITLVHSHFHSSSDCSSLVSLPEESKESSSSFLSSSFLNLTASFLMLCFYTRILR; this is encoded by the exons ATGGGAAGCTTGAGGTTCCATGCATTTCTCCTGCTGCTCTTGTACACT ACTGTGGTGCAGATAACTGCAGTAGTGACACACATGGGCTTGTTTCCTGAAGCTGCTGATTACTCGTTCTACAACTGTCGGGAAGAGATGCTGCAAATGGTCACAAAGAGAGGAGGTCTGCTGCAGACAGAGCTCAACAACAATAAGGATTTTAAAAATATGTGGAAAAACACAACATGCAAAAAGCCCATTCCTGGGAGTACACCGGAGCACATGACTGCGCTGAAGAACTATGTTGAAGCTtcttctgaatttcatgaaaattTCAAGAAGTTGGTTCAGAACCACAACAAGAGCAGATCAACTTACAGAGACCAGTTTCCTTTCAAATCTCTTTTCTTCCTGCTGACAGATGCCATGAATCTCACAGACCACAAGAAATGTCCTACAGTGTACTCTGGCACAGACAAGCAATATATAACCAAAATTGGAGAGAAAGTACGTTTTGTGAGTTTTTTTCCAGCAAAACTGGAATATGATGATGCAACTGAAGATGCAAGTGTAGATGAAGGCACTGGGACTGTTTTCAGCATCACTTCTTGTTCTGTGATCAGTCTTAAAGATTATGGGTGTATTTCAGAGGAAATAGATGCACTAATATCACCCACTGAAGTTTTCACAGTTAATAATATCACAACTGTTAAGAATAGTAATTATGATTACATAAATATCACCTTGGTGCATTCTCACTTTCACAGTTCTTCTGACTGCAGCAGCCTTGTcag CTTACCAGAAGAATCTAAAGAATCATCGTCAAGTTTCCTGAGTTCCAGTTTCCTGAATCTGACGGCTTCCTTTCTCATGCTGTGCTTCTACACGCGGATTCTCAGATGA
- the LOC113084692 gene encoding fatty acid-binding protein, intestinal-like produces the protein MAFNGTWKVDRNENYEKFMEQMGINMVKRKLASHDNLKITLEQTGDQFHVKESSTFRSLEINFTLGVNFDYSQADGTELTGSWVMEGDMLKGTFTRKDNGKSLITTRKIVGEELVQTYTYEGVEAKRIFKRA, from the exons ATGGCCTTCAACGGGACCTGGAAAGTGGACCGCAATGAAAACTACGAGAAGTTCATGGAGCAAATGG GCATCAACATGGTTAAGAGGAAGCTAGCGTCTCATGATAACCTGAAGATCACTCTGGAACAGACCGGAGACCAGTTCCACGTGAAGGAATCCAGCACTTTCCGCTCGCTGGAGATTAACTTTACTCTCGGCGTCAACTTTGATTATTCTCAGGCCGACGGCACCGAGCTCACG GGGTCCTGGGTCATGGAGGGTGACATGCTGAAGGGGACGTTCACACGCAAGGACAACGGAAAGTCGCTAATAACCACCAGGAAGATCGTCGGTGAAGAGCTTGTACAG ACTTATACCTATGAAGGAGTCGAGGCCAAGAGGATTTTCAAGAGAGCTTAA